A single region of the Pararhodospirillum photometricum DSM 122 genome encodes:
- the hisI gene encoding phosphoribosyl-AMP cyclohydrolase: protein MTAPEIPKDAVVWAQVRFDANGLVPAIAQQHDTGEVLMMAWMTRETLAETLSTGQACYWSRSRGKPWRKGETSGQRQRVVDVRLDCDGDTVLLLVDQDGAACHTGRRSCFYRAVDATGSLSEIMAPLVDPELLYGPGGGH, encoded by the coding sequence ATGACCGCCCCTGAGATCCCCAAAGACGCCGTCGTGTGGGCCCAGGTGCGCTTCGACGCCAACGGCCTGGTGCCCGCCATCGCCCAGCAGCACGACACGGGCGAGGTGTTGATGATGGCCTGGATGACCCGCGAGACCCTGGCTGAAACCCTGAGCACCGGCCAAGCGTGCTACTGGTCGCGCTCGCGGGGCAAGCCCTGGCGCAAGGGTGAAACTTCGGGCCAGCGCCAGCGCGTGGTGGACGTGCGCTTGGACTGCGACGGCGATACCGTGCTGCTCCTGGTGGACCAAGACGGCGCCGCTTGCCATACCGGCCGGCGCTCGTGTTTCTATCGCGCGGTTGATGCCACGGGGAGCCTGAGCGAGATCATGGCCCCCCTGGTCGATCCCGAACTCCTTTACGGCCCCGGCGGAGGTCATTGA
- the metC gene encoding cystathionine beta-lyase, whose product MKKDTLVTHAGRHPERFDGMVNTPVFRASTVTFPTVAEMGRRHASCYDLPYYGRYGTPTTLALEEAVAAVEGARFGVAVPSGMGAIAATLLTILRPGDHLLMVDSVYGPTRKFCDSALTRMGIETTYYDPLIGAGIAALMTPATKLVFCESPGSLTFEVQDIPAIAEAAHRTGALVALDNTWASPLFFAPFTKGVDLSIQAATKYVVGHSDALLGTITLNDRTLYERLKETLVMFGYSTGSEEAFLGMRGLRSLSARLERHQRNALAVARWLQDQPEVARVLYPALPDDPGHALWARDFTGASGLFGVLLNPASKAQVTAMLDGMTHFAMGFSWGGFESLILATTGNIPRSARPWTWEGPSLRLHVGLEDPEDLIADLRAGLDRLTREPA is encoded by the coding sequence ATGAAAAAGGATACCCTCGTCACCCACGCCGGGCGTCACCCGGAGCGTTTTGACGGCATGGTCAACACGCCGGTGTTTCGAGCTTCAACCGTAACGTTTCCGACCGTGGCGGAAATGGGGCGACGACACGCCTCCTGCTACGATCTTCCCTACTATGGTCGCTATGGCACCCCCACCACCCTGGCCCTCGAAGAGGCGGTGGCCGCCGTGGAGGGCGCCCGCTTCGGCGTGGCCGTTCCCTCGGGCATGGGAGCCATCGCGGCCACCCTACTGACGATTTTACGTCCCGGCGATCACCTTTTGATGGTGGACAGCGTCTACGGACCCACGCGAAAGTTCTGCGACTCGGCGCTCACCCGCATGGGGATTGAGACCACCTACTACGACCCCCTGATCGGCGCCGGCATTGCCGCCCTGATGACTCCGGCGACCAAGCTGGTGTTTTGCGAATCGCCGGGGTCCCTGACCTTCGAGGTCCAGGACATCCCGGCGATCGCCGAGGCGGCGCACCGGACCGGAGCCTTGGTGGCCCTTGACAACACCTGGGCCTCGCCCCTGTTCTTCGCCCCCTTCACCAAGGGCGTGGACCTGTCGATCCAGGCCGCGACCAAGTATGTGGTCGGTCACTCCGACGCCTTGCTGGGCACCATTACGCTCAACGACCGCACGCTTTACGAGCGCCTGAAGGAAACCCTGGTGATGTTTGGCTACTCCACCGGATCGGAGGAAGCCTTCCTGGGCATGCGCGGCCTGCGCAGCCTGTCGGCCCGCCTGGAGCGCCATCAGCGCAACGCCCTCGCCGTCGCCCGCTGGCTCCAGGACCAGCCGGAAGTAGCCCGCGTGCTGTACCCGGCCCTGCCCGACGACCCGGGGCATGCCCTGTGGGCTCGTGATTTCACCGGCGCTTCGGGCCTGTTCGGGGTCCTGCTGAACCCGGCCAGCAAGGCGCAGGTGACGGCCATGCTTGATGGCATGACCCACTTCGCCATGGGCTTCTCCTGGGGCGGCTTCGAAAGCCTGATCCTGGCCACCACGGGCAACATTCCACGCAGCGCCCGCCCGTGGACCTGGGAGGGGCCCTCCTTGCGCTTGCATGTGGGACTGGAAGACCCCGAAGACCTGATCGCCGACCTGCGCGCCGGCCTCGACCGCCTGACCCGGGAGCCCGCATGA
- a CDS encoding adenine phosphoribosyltransferase, which translates to MNLKDHIREVPDFPKPGILFYDISTLLAHPDAWQVAMGRIAKAVAPRAPDVLAGIESRGFLVAAPLALKLGLGFVMVRKKGKLPGKTVRHEYALEYGTDTVEIQEGAIEPGQRVVILDDLLATGGTLNAAADLLTKVGANVVGAACLIELTFLKGRERTAIPVDSLIAYDS; encoded by the coding sequence ATGAATCTCAAGGATCATATCCGCGAAGTGCCTGATTTTCCCAAGCCGGGAATTCTCTTTTACGATATTTCCACCCTGCTTGCCCATCCCGATGCCTGGCAGGTGGCCATGGGCCGTATCGCCAAGGCCGTCGCGCCCCGCGCGCCCGACGTGCTGGCCGGTATCGAGTCCCGGGGTTTCCTGGTCGCGGCGCCCTTGGCCCTCAAGCTCGGTCTGGGCTTCGTCATGGTGCGTAAAAAGGGCAAGCTGCCCGGCAAGACCGTGCGTCACGAGTATGCCCTGGAATACGGTACCGATACGGTCGAAATCCAGGAAGGAGCGATCGAGCCCGGCCAGCGCGTGGTGATCTTGGATGACCTGCTGGCCACGGGGGGGACCCTCAACGCCGCCGCCGACCTGTTGACCAAGGTCGGCGCCAACGTGGTGGGCGCCGCCTGCTTGATCGAACTGACCTTCCTGAAGGGCCGTGAGCGCACGGCGATCCCGGTGGACAGCCTGATCGCCTACGACTCTTAA
- the phoB gene encoding phosphate regulon transcriptional regulator PhoB yields MKPQVMIVEDEASLVTLLRYNLEKEGYRVVEAMDGEEALTMVAEDQPDMMILDWMLPVMSGIEVCRQLRRKPRTRDLPVLMLTARGEEADRIRGLNTGADDYMSKPFSMPELLARVKALLRRSQPTNSKGSLIYADLVMDLGAHRVTRGGRSIHLGPTEFRLLQFLMQNAGAVFSREELLNAVWGPDIYVEPRTVDVHIRRLRKALNGESDGDLIRTVRAAGYALDADTTAAR; encoded by the coding sequence ATGAAACCACAAGTGATGATCGTCGAGGACGAGGCCTCCCTGGTGACCCTCTTGCGCTACAATCTGGAAAAGGAGGGGTATCGCGTCGTCGAGGCCATGGATGGCGAGGAAGCCTTGACCATGGTCGCCGAGGATCAGCCGGACATGATGATCCTCGACTGGATGCTGCCGGTGATGTCGGGCATTGAGGTGTGCCGCCAATTGCGCCGCAAGCCTCGGACCCGCGATCTGCCGGTGTTGATGCTGACGGCGCGTGGCGAGGAGGCAGACCGGATTCGTGGCCTCAATACAGGGGCCGATGACTATATGTCCAAGCCGTTCTCGATGCCCGAGCTGCTGGCACGGGTGAAGGCCTTGTTACGCCGCTCGCAGCCCACCAACAGCAAGGGGAGCCTGATCTACGCGGATCTGGTCATGGACTTGGGCGCACACCGCGTCACCCGAGGCGGTCGGTCCATTCACCTGGGGCCGACTGAATTTCGGCTGTTGCAGTTTTTGATGCAAAACGCCGGAGCGGTATTTTCGCGCGAGGAACTCCTGAACGCCGTCTGGGGCCCCGATATCTATGTCGAGCCCCGCACCGTCGATGTTCATATTCGCCGCTTGCGCAAGGCGCTGAATGGCGAGAGCGATGGTGACTTGATCCGCACGGTGCGCGCGGCCGGCTACGCCTTGGACGCCGACACCACAGCGGCTCGTTAA
- a CDS encoding DUF1178 family protein, with product MIRYTLVCTNEHDFEVWFRDSATCDAQLAAAEVPCPFCGSSQVAKALMAPSVVSGRGKDARRAETLSLLGRALAAAAQNGAEATPAPPAPLPAPPPAAVPTPTPAATAPVLPPSPVAEALRELRRHVEETCEDVGERFAEEARLIHYGEADERPIHGSATLEDAKALHEEGINVALLPWTRRVEN from the coding sequence ATGATCCGCTATACCCTGGTTTGCACCAATGAGCACGATTTCGAGGTCTGGTTTCGCGACAGCGCAACCTGCGATGCCCAATTGGCGGCCGCCGAGGTCCCTTGCCCGTTTTGTGGCTCCTCCCAGGTCGCCAAGGCACTGATGGCCCCCAGCGTGGTATCAGGCCGGGGCAAGGACGCCCGCCGCGCCGAAACCTTGTCCTTGCTGGGACGCGCCCTCGCGGCGGCAGCGCAAAACGGGGCAGAGGCCACGCCCGCTCCTCCGGCCCCCCTCCCCGCCCCCCCTCCCGCAGCGGTACCAACACCGACACCGGCGGCGACAGCCCCCGTCCTCCCGCCTAGCCCAGTCGCCGAGGCCCTGCGCGAACTCCGCCGCCACGTCGAGGAAACCTGCGAAGATGTCGGCGAGCGGTTCGCCGAAGAAGCCCGCCTCATCCATTACGGCGAAGCCGACGAACGCCCCATCCACGGCAGCGCCACCTTGGAAGACGCCAAGGCCCTCCACGAAGAAGGAATCAACGTCGCCCTCCTCCCCTGGACCCGGCGGGTCGAGAACTAA
- the sseA gene encoding 3-mercaptopyruvate sulfurtransferase: protein MPQAVPALVSPAWLHAHLSAPDVRLIDASWAMPTSGRMCRAEYEAAHLPGAVFFDIDQVAAPAAPKPHTAPSPEIFAKACRALGLGNGQHLVIYDRSGGALAAARVWWMFRLFGHHEVSVLDGGLEAWQALGLPVDDRPVSPSERPFTARLDHTLVRDVRQVLAASRSAQEQIVDARSQERFQALVPEPWNSPRGGHIPGSLNLPHTLLMTGPHGGFAPPEVLRAVFTEAGVDLTRPLIASCGTGVTACVLALGAWLVGKKDVAVYDGSWFEWSRDAGLPVQP from the coding sequence ATGCCCCAAGCCGTGCCCGCCCTGGTCAGCCCCGCGTGGCTGCATGCCCACCTGAGCGCGCCCGATGTCCGACTCATCGACGCGAGCTGGGCCATGCCCACCAGTGGCCGGATGTGCCGGGCCGAGTACGAGGCGGCACATCTCCCGGGGGCGGTGTTTTTCGATATCGATCAAGTGGCAGCGCCGGCAGCCCCCAAACCGCACACGGCCCCCTCGCCAGAAATCTTCGCCAAGGCCTGCCGCGCGCTGGGCCTGGGCAATGGCCAACATCTGGTGATCTACGACCGCTCGGGTGGTGCCTTGGCGGCGGCGCGGGTGTGGTGGATGTTCCGCCTGTTTGGCCACCACGAAGTGTCGGTGCTCGACGGCGGCCTCGAGGCTTGGCAAGCCCTGGGCCTGCCGGTGGACGACCGCCCGGTCAGCCCGAGCGAACGGCCGTTCACGGCCCGGCTGGACCACACCTTGGTGCGCGACGTGCGGCAGGTGTTGGCGGCCAGCCGAAGCGCCCAGGAACAGATTGTTGATGCCCGCTCACAGGAGCGGTTTCAGGCGCTCGTGCCCGAGCCCTGGAACAGCCCGCGCGGGGGCCACATTCCGGGCAGCCTCAACCTTCCCCACACTCTTTTGATGACGGGTCCCCATGGCGGCTTTGCACCGCCCGAGGTCCTGCGCGCCGTCTTTACCGAGGCGGGTGTGGATCTGACCCGGCCCCTGATCGCCTCGTGCGGCACGGGGGTGACGGCCTGCGTCCTCGCCTTGGGGGCGTGGCTGGTCGGCAAAAAGGACGTGGCGGTGTACGACGGCTCCTGGTTCGAGTGGAGCCGGGATGCCGGGTTGCCCGTTCAGCCCTGA
- a CDS encoding CobW family GTP-binding protein: protein MTAFLPVTVLTGFLGAGXTTLLNGLLAHPGLRDTAVIVNEFGEVGLDHLLVRRASEEIVLLNAGCLCCTVRGDMVTALRELFLKRVKGEVPEFQRLVIETTGLADPAPILHTLMTDPLISAHYRLDGVITVVDACLAARQLDQQPEAVKQVAVADRLVLTKTDLVDPQDQDALTERLRALNPAAPILIAQHGALDYDLLLDCGLFSLDGKTADVARWLREEAYEAERGDDPAHRHHHHGHHHHHDHNHDHDHHHDHPHDHHEHDEHHRHDRNRHDDHIGAFVLTYDKPLPWDAFVMAMDMLIASKGEGLLRVKGILDIQGQDKPIAVHGVQHIFHPPLALPAWPEGEPKRSRLVFITRDLTRDSVAGLLAATFESEILS from the coding sequence ATGACTGCCTTTCTTCCCGTCACCGTGCTGACCGGCTTTCTCGGCGCGGGCMAAACGACCTTGCTGAACGGCCTGCTGGCCCACCCCGGCCTGCGCGACACGGCGGTGATCGTCAACGAATTCGGCGAGGTGGGCCTTGACCATCTGCTGGTCCGGCGTGCCTCCGAGGAAATCGTGCTGCTTAACGCCGGCTGCCTGTGCTGCACCGTGCGCGGCGACATGGTAACGGCCCTGCGCGAGTTGTTCTTGAAGCGGGTCAAGGGCGAGGTGCCTGAGTTCCAGCGGCTGGTGATCGAAACCACCGGCCTTGCCGACCCCGCGCCCATCTTGCACACCTTGATGACCGATCCCCTGATCAGCGCGCACTATCGCCTGGACGGGGTCATCACGGTGGTCGATGCCTGTTTGGCCGCGCGGCAGCTTGACCAGCAGCCCGAGGCGGTCAAGCAGGTGGCGGTGGCCGATCGCTTGGTGCTGACCAAGACCGATCTCGTCGATCCCCAGGATCAAGACGCCCTGACCGAACGCCTGCGCGCCCTGAATCCGGCCGCCCCGATTCTGATCGCCCAGCACGGGGCCCTGGACTACGACCTGCTGCTCGACTGCGGCCTGTTCAGCCTGGATGGCAAAACCGCCGATGTGGCGCGCTGGTTGCGCGAGGAAGCCTACGAGGCCGAGCGCGGCGACGACCCCGCCCACCGGCATCACCACCATGGCCATCATCACCATCATGATCACAACCATGACCATGACCATCATCACGATCACCCCCATGATCACCACGAACACGACGAGCATCACAGGCACGATCGCAACCGCCACGACGATCACATCGGTGCCTTTGTCCTGACCTATGACAAACCCCTGCCCTGGGATGCCTTCGTCATGGCCATGGACATGCTCATCGCCAGCAAGGGCGAAGGGCTGTTGCGGGTGAAAGGGATCTTGGACATCCAAGGCCAGGACAAACCGATCGCCGTGCATGGCGTCCAGCATATTTTCCACCCGCCGCTGGCCCTGCCCGCTTGGCCGGAAGGAGAACCAAAGCGCTCGCGTCTGGTCTTCATCACCCGCGACTTGACGCGCGACAGCGTGGCCGGTCTGCTTGCCGCCACCTTCGAAAGCGAAATTCTGAGCTGA